A stretch of the Arachis stenosperma cultivar V10309 chromosome 6, arast.V10309.gnm1.PFL2, whole genome shotgun sequence genome encodes the following:
- the LOC130933008 gene encoding glutathione gamma-glutamylcysteinyltransferase 1-like isoform X2, producing the protein MEGFYRLVSYFQTQSEPAYCGLASLSMVLNALAIDPGRKWKGPWRWFDESMLDCCEPLEKVKAKGISFGKLVCLAHCAGAKVEAFHASQSSIDAFREYVMNCSASDECHVISSYHRAALKQTGTGHFSPIGGYHAGKDMALILDVARFKYPPHWVPLSLLWEGMNYVDESTGQTRGFMLISRPHREPGMLYTLSCKHESWISIAKFLMDDVPLLLKSEDVKDIQMVLSIIVTSLPSKFEEFIKWVAEIRRREDGGPSLSPEEKARLGVKEEVLKQVQETGLFKHVIRFMSTSCSIHSPTSGDGDTLPDIAANVCCQGAEILGGKISSSAEYCCHETCLKCCKAEDEKPVTMVCGTVVNGNSEQGVDVLIPSARKSCCTCSSLSDSIRMHPASTDVLTVLLLSLPSTTWSDIKDERLLREINSLVSVENLPTLLQEEVLHLRRQLHLLKKCQEDKVDEDLHAPFS; encoded by the exons GTCCTTGGAGATGGTTTGATGAATCTATGTTGGACTGTTGTGAGCCTCTTGAAAAGGTCAAAGCTAAAGGCATCTCCTTTGGGAAGCTCGTGTGCTTGGCTCATTGTGCTGGAGCAAAAGTTGAAGCCTTTCATGCTAGCCAGAGCAGCATCGATGCTTTCCGTGAATATGTCATGAATTGTTCAGCTTCTGATGAATGTCATGTCATCTCTTCGTACCACAGGGCTGCTCTCAAACAA ACTGGAACTGGTCATTTTTCACCTATTGGAGGCTATCATGCTGGGAAGGACATGGCGCTTATTTTGGATGTTGCACGATTTAAGTATCCTCCTCATTGGGTTCCACTTTCGCTTCTCTGGGAAGGCATGAACTATGTTGACGAATCCACTGGACAAACTAGGGG GTTCATGCTTATATCAAGGCCACATAGGGAACCTGGCATGCTTTATACTCTG AGCTGCAAACATGAGAGTTGGATTAGTATTGCAAAATTCCTAATGGATGATGTTCCTCTTCTATTAAAATCAGAGGATGTGAAAGACATTCAAATGGTTCTTTCAATAATAGTCACATCACTTCCATCTAAATTTGAGGAATTTATCAAATGGGTTGCGGAGATCAGGAGGCGAGAAGATGGTGGTCCAAGTTTAAGCCCAGAGGAGAAAGCAAGGCTTGGTGTTAAG GAAGAGGTATTGAAACAAGTGCAGGAGACAGGGCTTTTCAAACATGTGATTCGCTTTATGTCAACTTCTTGCAGCATACATTCACCCACTTCAGGTGATGGAGACACCTTACCTGACATTGCTGCAAATGTTTGTTGCCAAGGAGCAGAAATTTTAGGTGGGAAAATTAGCTCATCGGCGGAGTATTGCTGTCATGAAACATGCTTGAAATGCTGCAAAGCTGAAGATGAAAAACCAGTAACAATGGTTTGTGGGACTGTGGTAAATGGCAACAGTGAGCAAGGGGTTGATGTGCTGATTCCTTCTGCTAGAAAATCATGTTGCACTTGCTCTAGCCTAAGTGATTCCATTAGGATGCACCCAGCTAGCACAGATGTGCTAACTGTGCTTTTACTGTCCTTACCATCTACGACATGGTCTGATATCAAAGATGAGCGGCTCTTGAGGGAAATAAATAGCCTGGTTTCAGTTGAAAATCTTCCTACTTTGCTTCAAGAAGAG GTTCTGCACTTAAGACGTCAGCTACATCTTCTGAAGAAATGTCAAGAGGATAAGGTAGATGAGGATCTCCATGCGCCTTTCTCTTAG